GCCCATTTGGCGAGATACCATCAAAGGAACATCGTCCCGCAGCTTTAGCAACACCGAGATCAACGACGAATCGGTCCGCAAGAGCATGATCGACCGCATTACCAGCGGCATCGGCGAACTTGACTTCCCTTATTTCATTCCGGAGTCGAAAGAACTGCTTGCGCTGCCGATTGTCATTCGTTAGGTCCCGTGCCGACGATAGCCACTTGTCTCGGCAGGCCACTACCGGGAAGATAAGGGGCTCAATTTTGGGCCCCGAATGGGCCCGGTCGTTCAACTCGTAGGTGGATTTGCCCGGCATGGCCTTGCCCGAGTTCTTGCAGGAATTGGAACAGTTACTCGCCGCTGCGCAAAACGCTTTCGCGGCAGCTAAATCGGCTGACGCGCTGGAGGCGGCCCGCATCGAGTTCTTGGGCGCGAAAAGCGGCCGCCTGAAGGCTGCGCAAAAAGGACTCGGTCAGGTAACCGGGCCCGATAAGCCCGGCGCAGGCAAACGCTTTAACGAAGTGAAGCAAGCCATCGAAGCTGCCTTCGCCGAAATTCAACAGAAGCAGCAGACGGGCGAAGTCGTTGACCCTCACGCTCCGCGGTTCGATATCAGCTTGCCAGGCATTCGCCCGCGGATCGGCCGGCTGCATCCCATTTCGCAGACCATCGACGAACTCAAAGACATTATGGGGCGGCTGGGGTTCTCGATTGCCGAAGGGCCCGAGATCGAAGACGAGTGGCACAATTTCGAAGCCCTCAACATTCCCCCCGAACACCCCGCGCGCAATCCGCTCGATAACTTCTATCTGCAAGTGGCCGAAACAACGCACCCGGTCGCGGTGACCGCTCATACGGCCACCACCAAGCCCACCTCGCCCAGCGGGCTCATGTTGCTCCGCAGCCAAACGAGCACCGTGCAAATTCGGACGATGGAGACGGTCAAGCCGCCGGTGCGAATCATTTCGCTCGGGCGCGTCTATCGTCCCGATGAGGCTGACGCCACGCACTTTCCCATGTTCCACCAGATGGAAGGACTGCTGATCGACAAGCACGTCACCATGGCCGACCTCAAGAGTGTGCTCCGCATGTTCGCGACAACTTATCTCGGCCGCGATGTGCACGTGCGCTTCCGCCCCTCGTTCTTTCCCTTCACCGAGCCCAGCGTGGAAGTCGACATGAGTTGGGGAGAACGATGGATCGAATTCGGCGGCGCAGGAATGGTCGATCCCAACGTGCTCCGCGCGGTGGGTTACGATCCGGAAGAAGTCTGCGGCTTCGCCTTCGGCCTCGGCATCGAGCGCCTTTGCATGCGACGCCACTGCATTACCGACATTCGCGAACTCTATAAAAACGACGTCCGCTTTCTCGAACAGTTCTAAGTAGGGGCTGGGGACTAGGATCTGGGGACTGGGGGAAAGGCACTCTTACTCCCTCTCCTCGATACTCCGGGGTGAGGATTGGGGTGAGGGGCTGAATCGCCCGATGGCCCAGCCACCCTACAAATTAGGCCGAGTTTCAGCATCCCCTCGCTCACGCGTCGGGCTACCTAAATACAAGATTATCGAAATCAGAACTAACCATGCTTGTCTCTTGGAAATGGCTGCAAGAATACGTCACGCTCAACGTTTCGCACGCGGAACTCACGCAGCGGCTGATGATGGCGGGGCTGAACCACGAATCGACCGAAGCAGCGGGCGCTGACTTCTGCATCGATCTCGAAATCACCAGCAACCGCCCCGATTGCCTAGGGCATATCGGTGTTGCCCGCGAAGCGGCCGTGCTGCTTGGCGAAAAGTTGAAAGTGCCGAAGCCCGAGCCAAAAACGGCGGGTGAGGCAATTGAAAAGTCGGTCAAGATTCAGATCGACGCTCCTGAGTTGTGTCCGCGCTATTCGGCCCGCCTGATCCGCGGCGTGAAGATCAAGCCTAGCCCCGCGTGGCTCGTCGAGCGATTGCAAACGATTGGTCAGCCGGCAATTAACAACGTTGTCGATGTGTCGAACTACGTGCTGATGGAGTGTGGCCAGCCGTTGCATGCGTTCGACTTTCGCAAATTGGCCGCCGGGCAGATCATCGTCCGACGGGCAAAGAACGAAGAGCAGTTCCCGGCCATCGATCACAAAACCTACACCCTCACCAGCGACATGTGCGTAATTGCGGACGCCGAGCGTCCAGTCGCACTCGCTGGCGTGATGGGTGGCGCAGAGACCGAAGTCACTGCCACGACGACCGACGTGCTGATCGAGTCGGCTCAGTTTGCGCCTCTGGCAGTGCGCGGCGCTTCACGCAAACTCAAACTCGCCAGCGACTCTTCCTATCGCTTTGAGCGCGGCACCGATCCGGCCGGCGTCGATTGGGCGAGCCTGCGAGCCTGCGAACTGATCTTGCAGTTAGCCGGGGGCGAACTGGCACCTGGTGTAATCGACTTAGGACCGAAGGTGCCGGCTCCTCAGCCGATCGTGCTGCGGCTGTCGCAGCTCAAACGCATCTTGGGAATCGAAATCCCTGCCCAAGAGGTCGAGCGGATTCTCGCCGCGCTGGGCTGCGGAATATCTGAGACAAGTGCCGCAAGTCTTACAGCACTCCCGCCCCCCTGGCGTCGCGATTTGACGCGCGAGATCGACCTGGTGGAAGAAGCGGCACGGATTCATGGCTACGACAAGATTCCCGAAGATATTGGCGTGCCAATGGCGCCGTCGCACAAGAGCGATCACGACCGTGTGCTGCAAAAAGTTCGCCACACGATGACCGCCGCCGGTTTCGACGAAGCACTGACCACCAGCGTCGTCAGCGAAGCCTGGTCCAGCGCCTTCAGTCCGTGGACGCACGCCGCGCCGCTGGTTTGCAATCAGCCGATGCTCAAGGGGGCCGATCGCCTTCGCCGCAGCATTGTACCGAGTTTGCTCGAAAGTCGCCGGCTGAACGAATCGCTTGGCTGCGATAGCAGTCAACTGTTCGAGACCGCGCGCATCTATCTGCCGCTGGAAAACAGCTTGCCGCACGAGCAATGGTCGCTGGCTGCTGTCAGCGGGCATGACTTTTTAACGCTGAAGGGTGTGGTCGAAAGTGTACTCGCTCGGGTGAATCCAACCCTGCGGCTCGAAGTGGTCGAGTACCGTCATCCAATGTTAGTGGCCGATCATGCTGCCGAACTGCGTGTCGCCGGCCAGCGGTTCGGTTACCTCGGCAAGTTGTCGCCCGCCGGTCTCAAACAGTTTGGCTTGCGCCGGGAAGCGACCATCGTGGAGTTCGATCTCGGCGCACTCGTGCCGCTTGCGGTCCTCACGCCGCATTACCAGACGCAGATCAGCTTTCCGGCCATTGCCCGCGATCTGAACCTGATCGTTGACGAACCGCTCCGGTGGTCGCAACTAGCGGGCACCGTGCAAGCGGCAGCGGGCGAACGCTTGCAAGGCATTTCGTATCTCGATACCTATCGCGATGTGGAGAAAGACGGCGCTGGCAAGAAGCGACTGTTGTTCTCCGTGCAACTTCGCTCGGCCGAACGAACCCTGACCGGCGAAGAGGCGGATCAAATCATTCAGCGGATCGTCGATAGTTGTCAAACCAAGTTTGGCGCAAAACTGCTGGGCTAAGCAGGAGATATTATTCGCTTCTTGACTGCCCACATTTTGCTAGCGGATCGCTGCGACCGCTCCTCCTCCAATTGACCCAACTCGCTATCGCCGTTAATGTTGAGCGATTGGC
Above is a window of Anatilimnocola aggregata DNA encoding:
- the pheT gene encoding phenylalanine--tRNA ligase subunit beta, with the protein product MLVSWKWLQEYVTLNVSHAELTQRLMMAGLNHESTEAAGADFCIDLEITSNRPDCLGHIGVAREAAVLLGEKLKVPKPEPKTAGEAIEKSVKIQIDAPELCPRYSARLIRGVKIKPSPAWLVERLQTIGQPAINNVVDVSNYVLMECGQPLHAFDFRKLAAGQIIVRRAKNEEQFPAIDHKTYTLTSDMCVIADAERPVALAGVMGGAETEVTATTTDVLIESAQFAPLAVRGASRKLKLASDSSYRFERGTDPAGVDWASLRACELILQLAGGELAPGVIDLGPKVPAPQPIVLRLSQLKRILGIEIPAQEVERILAALGCGISETSAASLTALPPPWRRDLTREIDLVEEAARIHGYDKIPEDIGVPMAPSHKSDHDRVLQKVRHTMTAAGFDEALTTSVVSEAWSSAFSPWTHAAPLVCNQPMLKGADRLRRSIVPSLLESRRLNESLGCDSSQLFETARIYLPLENSLPHEQWSLAAVSGHDFLTLKGVVESVLARVNPTLRLEVVEYRHPMLVADHAAELRVAGQRFGYLGKLSPAGLKQFGLRREATIVEFDLGALVPLAVLTPHYQTQISFPAIARDLNLIVDEPLRWSQLAGTVQAAAGERLQGISYLDTYRDVEKDGAGKKRLLFSVQLRSAERTLTGEEADQIIQRIVDSCQTKFGAKLLG
- the pheS gene encoding phenylalanine--tRNA ligase subunit alpha; amino-acid sequence: MALPEFLQELEQLLAAAQNAFAAAKSADALEAARIEFLGAKSGRLKAAQKGLGQVTGPDKPGAGKRFNEVKQAIEAAFAEIQQKQQTGEVVDPHAPRFDISLPGIRPRIGRLHPISQTIDELKDIMGRLGFSIAEGPEIEDEWHNFEALNIPPEHPARNPLDNFYLQVAETTHPVAVTAHTATTKPTSPSGLMLLRSQTSTVQIRTMETVKPPVRIISLGRVYRPDEADATHFPMFHQMEGLLIDKHVTMADLKSVLRMFATTYLGRDVHVRFRPSFFPFTEPSVEVDMSWGERWIEFGGAGMVDPNVLRAVGYDPEEVCGFAFGLGIERLCMRRHCITDIRELYKNDVRFLEQF